The DNA window AATTCCGGATTGCACGAGCAGACCATCGAGCGACCGGATGGCACGGTGAAACGCTATTCGCGGCCTGGGGATGTCGCAGTCCCCACGGGCGGAGCGGCGGCGCCGGCCGCGGCCGTTCCGATCGAACTGCCTGCATGGTTGCGCAGATCAGCGGCACCGGAGGCGCCTGCCGACGGGCCGCTGCGCCCGTCCGGTTCTGCCGGGGACCAAGGCCGCAGCGTCCGGACCGGCAAAACCATCCAGCTCCGCGCACGCGCGCTGCAGCGCGGCACGCTGGTGCACCGGCTGCTGCAATCCCTGCCCGAGGTCACAGCCGAGCGCCGCCGCGACGCGGCGCTCAACTACCTCGCCCGCAATGCGGCGGGCTGGACCGTCGGCGAGCGCGAGGCCCTCGCCGAGGGGGTGCTGGCGCTGATCGGGGATGCGCGGTTTGCGCCGGTATTTGGCGCCGGCAGCCGTGCCGAGGTTTCGATCGCCGGGCGGATCGAGCGGCCGGGACGGTCGCCGGCACTGGTTTCGGGGCAGATCGACCGGCTGGTGGTGACGCCAGGCGAGGTCCTGATCGTCGACTTCAAGACCAATTATGCCCCGCCGCGCGCCCCGGCCGAGGCGCCGGCGGCCTATGTCCGCCAGCTCGCGCTCTACCGCGCGGTGCTGCAGAAGCTTTATCCCCAGCGGCCGGTCCGCGCAGCATTACTTTGGACCGAAACCCCTGAATTGATGGAGATTTCTGCTCCCGCGCTGGACGCGCAACAGGCAACCGTTCGGCGGGGGGATGACCAAGCTTGACCCGGCAACGCAGCGTTCATACGTTCACTGCATGATCCCGGCGGCGATTCTGTCAGCCGCATTCTTCCCAACCGAACGAGGTATCCCAATGGCCGTTGGCAAGGTTTCTGACGCCGATTTCGAGGCCGAAGTGCTCAAGGCGACCGGCCCGGTCGTGGTCGATTTCTGGGCCGAATGGTGCGGCCCCTGCCGCATGATCGCTCCGGCACTCGACGAGATTTCCGGCGTCATGGGCGACAAGGTCAAGATCGTGAAGCTGAACGTCGACGAGAGTCCGAAGACGGCTTCGAAATACGGCGTGATGTCGATCCCCACCTTGATGATCTTCAAGGGCGGCGAGATGGCCTCGCGCCAGGTCGGCGCCGCGCCGAAGCAGAAGCTGCAGCAGTGGATTACGGCCGCGGTCTGATCCGCTACCCCAATAATTATTCCTGACAGCGGCCGGCGAATAGCCGGCCGTTTGCGTTGAGACGAGGCATGCCGCCCTCGCCTCGAAACACCGCATTGAAATCTTCCCGCGCGACGCGGCCGGCGGCGATGGAAGCACGTTCCGTCGATGCGATACCGCGCGGACCCGAATGGCAGTATGAGCCGAAGTGGGACGGTTTTCGTTGCCTGCTCTCCCGTCAACGCGGCAAAGTCGACCTGCGCTCGAAATCGGGAGAAGATCTCGCCCGCTACTTTCCCGAACTGGTCGAGGCCGCGCTCAAACTCAAGGCGACGGATTTCCTGCTCGACGGCGAAATCGTCGTGCGCCATGGCAAGGCGTTTTCATTCGACGACCTGCTGCAGCGAATTCACCCCGCGGCGAGCCGGGTCGCGAAATTGTCGCAGGAAACGCCGGCGCTCTTTATCGCATTCGACCTTCTGGCGACCGCGAAAGATAAAAAGCTTTCCGCTCAGCCGCTTGGTAAACGGCGTCCGGTGCTGGAAGCTTTTGCCAAAACCCAGTTCAAATCCAATCCGGCATTTCGACTGTCGCCGGTCACGACGAGCTTCACGACCGCCAAAAAATGGCTGGCGCACGCCGGCGGCGGCTGTGACGGCGTCATCGCAAAACGGCTCGACCTGCCCTATCAATCCGGCAACCGCGACGGCATGCAGAAGATCAAGAACTTCCGCAGCGCCGACTGCGTGGTCGGCGGCTTCCGCTACGCGACCAACAAACTGGACGGCAAGCGGGTCGCCGGCTCGCTGCTGCTCGGCCTCTACGATAGCGACGGATTGTTGCACCATGTCGGCTTCACCTCCGCGATCAGGCAGCAGGACAAGCCGGCGCTGACCGCGAAGCTGGAACCGCTGATTGCAAAACCCGGATTTAGCGGCAACGCGCCGGGCGGCCCGAGCCGCTGGTCGACCGAACGTTCGGCACAGTGGTGTCCGCTCAAGCCAAAACTCGTCGTCGAGGTCACCTACGATCACTTCAGCGGCGAACGCTTTCGCCACGGCACCTCGATTATGCGCTGGCGGCCGGATAAGGCGCCCAGGCAATGCACGTTCGATCAACTGAAACAAAGGGCCGCCGATCCGATGAAGTTGTTGGCGTGAAAAAGGTTTCGTGCCCCGGACGCTGCGCAGCGCGCAAGCGGTGCGCTGCTGAGCCGGGGTCCATATGGCGTCATCTGCAGGTGGGTCCCGGCTCTGCGGCGCACCGCCGAAGAGGCGCTGCACCGCGTCCGGGAAACGATCTTATCCCGGCGGCGTGCCGTTGAGGCCAAGCACGTGGCCGGCGAGGTAGAGCGATCCCGTGATCAGGATGCGCGGCGGCACTTCATAGGCGAGGCGCGTGAGGGAACGCAGCGCGGCTTCGACACCAACAGCGGTTTCCACGCGCATGCCGAGCTGGCGCGCGGCATCGGCCAGTGTATCCGGCGGCATTGCGTTGTCGCGGTCCGGTATCTGCACGGCGATGATGTGGCGCGTGAGCCCGGCGAAGTTAGCGAGGAACGCGCTGGCGTCCTTGTTGGCCATCATGCCGGCGATGACGACCAGCGGACGCGATACCCGCTCCTCGAGGTCGCCCAAAGCGGCGGCGGCGACGCGGCCGCCCTCGGCATTGTGCCCGCCGTCGAGCCAGATCTCGCACCCCGGCGGCGCCTGTTCGATCAGCGCGCCCGACGCCAGGCGCTGCATCCGCGCCGGCCATTCGGCGTTGATGATGCCGGCCTCGAACGCCGATGGTTCGATTCTGAAACGGTTTTGCGCGCGCAGCGTCGCGATCGCCAGACCGGCATTGTCGAACTGATGCCGGCCGAACAGTTTTGGCGCCGCCAGGTCCATCAGGCCGCGATCATTCTGATAAACCAGGCGTCCGCGCTCGACATTGACGTGCCATTCCTGCCCGGCGCCAAACAGCGGCGCGCGCATGCGTTTGGCCTGCTGCTCGATTTCGGCCATCGCCTCGGGGGGCTGCTCCGCACAAATCGCCGGCACGTTGCGCTTGATGATGCCGGCTTTTTCGCGGGCGATCGTCGCGAGGGTGTCCCCGAGAAATTCGGTGTGATCCATGCTGACCGGTGCGATCACCGTCGCCAGCGGCGTGTCGATCACGTTGGTGGCATCGAGCCTGCCGCCGAGACCGACTTCCAGCAGCACCACATCGGCCGGATGCTGCGCGAACAGGCAGAATGCCGCAGCGGTCTCGATTTCAAAAATGGTGATCGGTGCACCGGCGTTGGCGCGCTCGCAATGTTCCAGCGTCGCACAGAGTTCCTCGTCATCAACCAGAGTGCCGCCGCCGGCCCGGCCAAGGCGGAAGCATTCGTTGATCCGCACCAGTGAGGGCGAGATATAGACGTGGACGCGCAGGCCGGCCGCTTCCAGGATCGCGCGCAGATACGCGATCGTCGAGCCCTTGCCGTTGGTGCCGGCGACATGAATGACCGGCGGCAGCTTGCGTTCGGGATGATCGAGCCGCTCCAGCAGAAGCTGCATCCGCTCCAGGCCAAGGTCGATACGCTTCGGGTGCAGGGCGGACAGCCGCGCGATCAATTCGCCGAGCGGCGGCGAGGATCTGGCCGCGGACACGTTCACGCGTGGGGTGCGGCCGGCGCCACGTCCGCACCTGATACGATCTGGACCGGCATGGCGACCTGCGGCACCGGCTTCGAGGCGGTTTCCACCGCCGGCGACTTCGTCAGCAGCCGGCACAGCCGCGCCAGCGTCGCACGCAGTTCGTGGCGATGCACCACCATGTCGACCATGCCGTGATCCCTGAGATATTCCGCGCGCTGAAAACCTTCCGGCAATTTCTCGCGGATGGTCTGCTCGATCACGCGCGCGCCGGCAAAGCCGATCAGCGCACCGGGCTCGGCGATCTGCACGTCGCCCAGCATGGCGTAGGAGGCCGTGACGCCGCCGGTGGTCGGATTGGTCAGCACCACGATATAGGGCAGTTTCGCCTCGCGCAGCATCTGCACGCCGACCGTGGTGCGCGGCATCTGCATCAGCGACAGAATGCCTTCCTGCATGCGGGCGCCGCCGGAGGCCGCGAATACGATGAACGGAGACTTCTTCTCGACCGCGAGTTCAAGCCCGCGCACGATCGCCTCGCCGGCCGCCATGCCGAGCGAGCCGCCCATGAAATCGAAATCCTGCACCGCGATCACGACGGCCGCGCCCTCGAGCTTGCCGTAGCCTACCTTGATGGCATCGTTCACCCCGGTCCTGGCGCGGGCGTCCTTGATGCGGTCGGCATATTTGCGCTCGTCGCGGAATTTCAGGGGATCGGCGGTGACGTCGGGCAGCGCCACATCGAACCATGTCTCGTTGTCGAAGATCGATTTCAGCCGCGCCACCGCGCCCATGCGCATGTGGTAGTTCGAGCCGGGAATCACGAACTGGTTGGCCTCGACATCCTTGTAGAACACCAGCTGCCCGGAATCGGGGCACTTGATCCACAAATTCTCCGGCGTCTCGCGGCGCAGGATGTTGCGGATCTTCGGCCGGACGACGTTGGTGAGCCAATTCATGGTTCGCTCCGATTCGCGATCAAGCCCGATCGCCCTTGATAATTTAGAGCGCGATCGGACGCAAAACCGGATTCCACTTTTGCTGATCGCGCTTTTGAATATATGGCGGCCCGGAGGATACCCGGCAAGCCGCCGCTGTCCGGTCTGTTTCCACCGCAATTGTGGCTTATTCGGCGGCCTGTTTCGCTCCGCGCACCCCCTGCGCCAGCGCGGCCACGAGATCGGCGACCGCATCGACGGTTTTGGCCGTCGCACGGCCCTCCGCGTCGAGACTGCCGCGCAAGGCATCGACCAGCGCGGTGCCGACCACCGCCCCGTCGGCATGTTGCGCAATGCCGCGCGCGGCCTCCGGCGTCCGGATGCCGAAGCCGACGCAGACCGGCAATGTGGTGTGCCGCTTGATGCGCGCGACAGCCTCGCCGACGACGTTGGTGTCTGCGCTGGCGCTGCCGGTAATGCCGGTAATCGAGACGTAATAGACAAAGCCCGAGGTGTTGGCGAGCACGGCGGGCAGGCGCTTGTCGTCGGTGGTCGGCGTGGCCAGCCGGATGAAATTCAACCCGGCCTGCATCGCCGGCAGGCACAATTCACTGTCTTCCTCCGGCGGCAGATCGACGATGATCAACCCGTCGACCCCCGCGGATTTCGCGTCGGCCAGAAATTGATCGACGCCGTAGATGTAGATCGGATTGTAGTACCCCATCAGCACCAGCGGCGTGGTGGTATCGCCGGCGCGAAACGCGCGCACCATCGCCAGCGTTTTCTTCAGCGTCATGCCGGCCTTCAGCGCGCGCAAACCCGCCGCCTGGATCGCCGGCCCGTCCGCCATCGGATCGGTGAAGGGCATGCCGATCTCGATGATGTCGGCGCCGGCCTTCGGCAGCGCCTTGATGATCTCGAGCGATATTGCGGGATCGGGATCGCCGGCCATCAGGAAGGTGATGAAGGCCGAGCGGCCTTGCTTTTTCAGCTCGGCGAAACGTGCGTCGATGCGGGTGGTCATAGTGGGGCGCCTGCTGCGTTGTGCTTCTCCTCGAAGCGTGTGCCCGCGGAGAGACCCCCACCCCGGCCCTCCCCCGCAAGCGGGAGAGGGAGCAGATATTGCCTCATGGATAATCCGTTCGTAGTCGATTCTCGCGCTGCGATCTCGGTCGGTCCCCTCTCCCGCATGCGGGGGAGGGTTAGGGTGGGGGCTCTCTCCACGGTACGGACCGGATAGATTCCCGACATTTTAGACCGGGATGATTCCCGACAGGTTTCAGAATGCGCCGGAGGGAGGACCCTTCGATGCCATTTAGAGAGACCGGTCGGATGGAAGAGCGTATTCGGATGTTTTTGGAGTACGAGAGCGGGAACTGGAGCGTATCGGAGGTGTGCCGGCGCTACGGGATTTGCCGCGACACGTTTTACGAATGGCGCAAGCGGAAAGAGAGCGGCGATCCGGCCTGGTTTCAGGACCGCTCGCATGCGCCCTTGCAGTGTTGGCAGACCACGAACGGTGCGATTGCAGAGAAGGTGATCGCGGCGCGGCGGCGATTTCCGTATCTGGGGCCGCGCAAGCTGTTGGCGGTGCTTGATCGGGATGCCCCCGAGATCGCCTGGCCTGCCGCCTCGACGATCGGGGACATTCTCAAGCGCGCAGGCTTGGTCTCGCCGGTGAAGCGGCGCCGTCGCCCGCTCGACCAGCGGCGGCCCTGCACGCCGGTGACGAGCGCCAATGATGAGTGGAGTACGGACTTCAAGGGCTGGTTTCGCACCCGCGACCAGCGGCGGATCGATCCCTTGACGGTAGCAGACAGTCACAGCCGTTTTCTGATCGAACTCCGCATTGTCGCCCCCACTATTGAGGGCGTTCGCCCCTGTTTTGAACGGGCTTTCCGTGAGCATGGCCTGCCGCTTGCGATCCGCTGCGACAATGGTTCGCCGTTCGGCTCGCGTGGCCCGGGCGGTCTCACCCGGCTGTCGGCCTGGTGGATGAAGCTCGGCATCACACCGCACTTCATCCATCCCGCCTCGCCGCAGGAGAATGGCCGACACGAGCGCATGCACCGCACGCTGAAGGCACAGACCTCGGTCCCGCCAGCCAGCAACGCACCCGAGCAGCAGGCCCGCTTTGACATGTTCCGAAAGCATTACAACGAGGAACGTCCGCACGAAGCGCTGGACCAACGGCCGCCGGCAGAGTTCTACAGCCGCTCCCCGCGCACCATGCCGCCGCGCGCGGAAGATCCCTGGTACGACGCCGATCATCAGGTCCGTCGCGTCCGCGGCAACGGCGAGATCAAATGGAAAGGCGAGTTTGTATTCATCGGTGAAGCGCTGGTGGATGAACTTGTTGGCGTTGCTGAGCTCCAGACCGGTGACCACATCGTGCGCTTCTGCGATCTGGACATCGGCCTCATCGATCGCCGCGGCCTGTTCACCCGGTTCGCTCCGCTTCGTGAGCGGCTCCGCGACCCGGGTGAACAGGCCGCTCAACCCAAACTGTCGGGGATCATGCCGGTCCAAAGTGTCGACAATCATGCCGGTTGAACCCACGGACTCAACGCCGATATTCACTTCTTCCTCCCCCGCAAGATATCCGCCACCTGCGGGATGTCCTTGTCGCCGCGGCCGGAGAGATTGACGACCATCAGATGATCTTTCGGCCGCTTCGGCGCGAGTTCCATCACCTTGGCGATGGCGTGCGCGGGCTCCAGCGCCGGGATGATGCCTTCCAGCCGCGACAGCAGTTGAAACGCCGCCAGCGCCTCTTCGTCGGTCGCGGACAAATACGTCACCCGGCCGGTTTCGTGCAGCCAGGAATGCTCCGGGCCGATGCCGGGATAATCCAGTCCGGCCGAGATTGAATGCGCGTCCTGGATCTGGCCATCGTCGTCCATCAGCAGATAAGTGCGGTTGCCGTGCAGCACGCCGGGCCGGCCGCCGGCGATCGAGGCCGCATGCAATTGCGTCAGCCCGTGGCCCGCGGCCTCGACCCCGAAAATCTCGACCGAGGGATCATCGAGGAACGGATGAAACAGCCCCATGGCGTTGGAGCCGCCGCCGATACAGGCGATCAGCGAGTCCGGCAGGCGGCCTTCCTGCTCCTGCATCTGGGCGCGGGTCTCGACGCCGATCACCGACTGAAAATCGCGCACCATCATCGGATAGGGATGCGGTCCCGCCACCGTGCCGATGCAATAGAACGTGTCGTGCACGTTGGTGACCCAGTCGCGCAGCGCGTCGTTCATCGCATCCTTCAGCGTACGCGAGCCCGACTGCACCGGGATTACCTTGGCGCCCAGCATCTCCATGCGAATGACATTGGGCTGCTGCCGCTCGACGTCGACCGCGCCCATATAGACCACGCAGTCGAGCCCGAACCGCGCGCACAAGGTCGCGGTGGCGACGCCGTGCTGGCCGGCGCCGGTCTCGGCGATGATGCGCTTCTTGCCCATCCGCCGCGCCACCATGATCTGGCCGAGTACATTGTTGACCTTGTGCGAGCCGGTATGGTTCAGCTCCTCGCGCTTGAAATAGATTTTGGCGCCGCCGAGATGTTCGGTGAGACGCTCGGCGAGATACAGCGGCGACGGCCGGCCGACATAGTTCTTGAGATAGCCGCTCATTTCGGCCTGGAACGCCGGATCGGCCTTGGCGTCGGCGTAGGCCTTCTCCAGATCGAGGATCAGCGGCATCAGCGTTTCCGCGACAAAGCGTCCGCCGAAAATGCCGAAATGCCCGCGCTCGTCCGGACCGCTGCGGAAGGAATTGGGTTTAGCGAGACTCATTGTTGCCTTTCGTCATGGCCGGGCTCGTCCCGGCCATCCACGCCTTGCTTCCTCTGGGTTACGACAGACGTGGATGCCCGGGACGAGCCCGGGCATGACGCTGTTGAGCCGACTGCCGCGATCATCGCGCACCTGACGCACTGAGTGCCGTATCATTTTCGACCGCGCGCGCGGCGCGAATGAAGGCGCGGATCATCTCGGGATCCTTGATCCCGGCTGCCCGCTCCACGCCGGAGGAAACGTCGACGCCGCCGGCGCGGGTAACGCGAACGGCTTCCACGACATTGCCGGCATGGAGGCCGCCGGAAACCATGAACGGCAGCCGGAGATCGAGCTTCTCAAGCACATGCCAGTCGAACACGGCTCCGAGGCCGCCGGGGCGG is part of the Bradyrhizobium erythrophlei genome and encodes:
- the trpB gene encoding tryptophan synthase subunit beta, with the translated sequence MSLAKPNSFRSGPDERGHFGIFGGRFVAETLMPLILDLEKAYADAKADPAFQAEMSGYLKNYVGRPSPLYLAERLTEHLGGAKIYFKREELNHTGSHKVNNVLGQIMVARRMGKKRIIAETGAGQHGVATATLCARFGLDCVVYMGAVDVERQQPNVIRMEMLGAKVIPVQSGSRTLKDAMNDALRDWVTNVHDTFYCIGTVAGPHPYPMMVRDFQSVIGVETRAQMQEQEGRLPDSLIACIGGGSNAMGLFHPFLDDPSVEIFGVEAAGHGLTQLHAASIAGGRPGVLHGNRTYLLMDDDGQIQDAHSISAGLDYPGIGPEHSWLHETGRVTYLSATDEEALAAFQLLSRLEGIIPALEPAHAIAKVMELAPKRPKDHLMVVNLSGRGDKDIPQVADILRGRKK
- the trpA gene encoding tryptophan synthase subunit alpha; this translates as MTTRIDARFAELKKQGRSAFITFLMAGDPDPAISLEIIKALPKAGADIIEIGMPFTDPMADGPAIQAAGLRALKAGMTLKKTLAMVRAFRAGDTTTPLVLMGYYNPIYIYGVDQFLADAKSAGVDGLIIVDLPPEEDSELCLPAMQAGLNFIRLATPTTDDKRLPAVLANTSGFVYYVSITGITGSASADTNVVGEAVARIKRHTTLPVCVGFGIRTPEAARGIAQHADGAVVGTALVDALRGSLDAEGRATAKTVDAVADLVAALAQGVRGAKQAAE
- the accD gene encoding acetyl-CoA carboxylase, carboxyltransferase subunit beta; its protein translation is MNWLTNVVRPKIRNILRRETPENLWIKCPDSGQLVFYKDVEANQFVIPGSNYHMRMGAVARLKSIFDNETWFDVALPDVTADPLKFRDERKYADRIKDARARTGVNDAIKVGYGKLEGAAVVIAVQDFDFMGGSLGMAAGEAIVRGLELAVEKKSPFIVFAASGGARMQEGILSLMQMPRTTVGVQMLREAKLPYIVVLTNPTTGGVTASYAMLGDVQIAEPGALIGFAGARVIEQTIREKLPEGFQRAEYLRDHGMVDMVVHRHELRATLARLCRLLTKSPAVETASKPVPQVAMPVQIVSGADVAPAAPHA
- a CDS encoding ATP-dependent DNA ligase yields the protein MEARSVDAIPRGPEWQYEPKWDGFRCLLSRQRGKVDLRSKSGEDLARYFPELVEAALKLKATDFLLDGEIVVRHGKAFSFDDLLQRIHPAASRVAKLSQETPALFIAFDLLATAKDKKLSAQPLGKRRPVLEAFAKTQFKSNPAFRLSPVTTSFTTAKKWLAHAGGGCDGVIAKRLDLPYQSGNRDGMQKIKNFRSADCVVGGFRYATNKLDGKRVAGSLLLGLYDSDGLLHHVGFTSAIRQQDKPALTAKLEPLIAKPGFSGNAPGGPSRWSTERSAQWCPLKPKLVVEVTYDHFSGERFRHGTSIMRWRPDKAPRQCTFDQLKQRAADPMKLLA
- the trxA gene encoding thioredoxin, translated to MAVGKVSDADFEAEVLKATGPVVVDFWAEWCGPCRMIAPALDEISGVMGDKVKIVKLNVDESPKTASKYGVMSIPTLMIFKGGEMASRQVGAAPKQKLQQWITAAV
- a CDS encoding integrase core domain-containing protein — encoded protein: MEERIRMFLEYESGNWSVSEVCRRYGICRDTFYEWRKRKESGDPAWFQDRSHAPLQCWQTTNGAIAEKVIAARRRFPYLGPRKLLAVLDRDAPEIAWPAASTIGDILKRAGLVSPVKRRRRPLDQRRPCTPVTSANDEWSTDFKGWFRTRDQRRIDPLTVADSHSRFLIELRIVAPTIEGVRPCFERAFREHGLPLAIRCDNGSPFGSRGPGGLTRLSAWWMKLGITPHFIHPASPQENGRHERMHRTLKAQTSVPPASNAPEQQARFDMFRKHYNEERPHEALDQRPPAEFYSRSPRTMPPRAEDPWYDADHQVRRVRGNGEIKWKGEFVFIGEALVDELVGVAELQTGDHIVRFCDLDIGLIDRRGLFTRFAPLRERLRDPGEQAAQPKLSGIMPVQSVDNHAG
- a CDS encoding bifunctional folylpolyglutamate synthase/dihydrofolate synthase encodes the protein MQLLLERLDHPERKLPPVIHVAGTNGKGSTIAYLRAILEAAGLRVHVYISPSLVRINECFRLGRAGGGTLVDDEELCATLEHCERANAGAPITIFEIETAAAFCLFAQHPADVVLLEVGLGGRLDATNVIDTPLATVIAPVSMDHTEFLGDTLATIAREKAGIIKRNVPAICAEQPPEAMAEIEQQAKRMRAPLFGAGQEWHVNVERGRLVYQNDRGLMDLAAPKLFGRHQFDNAGLAIATLRAQNRFRIEPSAFEAGIINAEWPARMQRLASGALIEQAPPGCEIWLDGGHNAEGGRVAAAALGDLEERVSRPLVVIAGMMANKDASAFLANFAGLTRHIIAVQIPDRDNAMPPDTLADAARQLGMRVETAVGVEAALRSLTRLAYEVPPRILITGSLYLAGHVLGLNGTPPG